A window of Paenibacillus polygoni contains these coding sequences:
- a CDS encoding ABC transporter ATP-binding protein: MDVLRQLQSFFWSKRILLFLSILCLALATALGLIYPNLLRVLIDDMITPRNFEGVPMLALTVLGVVILKSSLQFLHGFFGARLGNYLAYRLRNACYEKLQFLSFRYYDTAKTGDLMSRLTGDLEAIRNFIGFGFAQILNMVLMVLFGSIMMFSINWQLTLITMIFMPILVMVALKFETQIHPAFQEMRLAMSSLTTAVQENVTGVRTVKSFAREPHEVDKFSIRNERYKTNQIFASSLWAKFFPIMELLASMSVILLLVVGGRLVIQEELSLGELVAFFSLIWYIIGPMWNIGFHINNYTQSKASGERVLELLNQPIDVQDTEDSIVLAPEQVKGHVSFEHVTFAYGNKIAAVTDINLDAPPGTVIGFLGGTGSGKSTIIQLLMRAYNINSGSIKIDGMEIKDINIRSLRSQIAAVFQETFLFSSSIRNNISYGLKDVSMEEIIRASKLAKAHDFIMEMPLGYDTIVGERGMGLSGGQKQRIAIARALLKNPKILILDDATSAVDMETEHEIQSGFQEVMRGRTTFIIAHRISSLRHADEILVLNEGHVVQRGTHDELIRVPGQYQDVYHIQYADHIAREQQAPGKQVNS; this comes from the coding sequence ATGGATGTTCTCAGGCAGCTGCAGAGCTTCTTCTGGTCCAAACGTATTTTGTTGTTTTTATCAATACTTTGCTTGGCCTTAGCGACTGCACTCGGGCTTATATACCCGAATCTACTGAGGGTACTCATTGATGATATGATAACGCCTCGTAATTTTGAAGGCGTTCCCATGCTTGCCCTAACCGTACTCGGAGTGGTCATCTTAAAGTCATCATTGCAGTTCTTGCACGGCTTTTTTGGCGCTAGGCTTGGTAACTATCTTGCTTATCGTTTACGTAATGCATGTTACGAAAAACTACAGTTTTTGTCTTTCCGTTATTATGATACGGCTAAGACAGGGGATCTGATGTCACGGCTAACCGGTGATCTCGAAGCCATTCGTAACTTTATCGGGTTTGGTTTTGCCCAGATTTTAAATATGGTTCTCATGGTTCTGTTTGGGTCGATTATGATGTTCTCCATTAATTGGCAGCTGACCTTAATCACAATGATCTTCATGCCGATTCTTGTGATGGTTGCTCTAAAATTTGAAACACAAATACACCCTGCTTTCCAGGAGATGCGGCTCGCAATGAGTTCACTTACCACCGCGGTTCAAGAAAACGTGACAGGAGTGCGTACCGTTAAATCGTTTGCTCGTGAGCCGCATGAGGTAGATAAGTTCTCCATACGGAATGAACGCTACAAGACGAATCAGATTTTTGCTTCTTCATTATGGGCTAAGTTTTTCCCTATTATGGAACTTCTGGCTTCCATGAGTGTCATCTTACTTCTTGTTGTTGGCGGCAGATTAGTCATACAAGAAGAATTATCATTAGGCGAACTTGTTGCTTTCTTTAGTTTAATTTGGTACATAATCGGACCAATGTGGAATATTGGCTTCCATATCAATAACTATACACAGTCCAAAGCCTCCGGTGAACGTGTACTGGAGTTACTTAATCAGCCTATTGATGTTCAGGATACAGAGGATTCTATTGTTCTTGCGCCCGAGCAGGTGAAGGGGCATGTCTCTTTTGAGCATGTGACCTTTGCTTACGGAAACAAAATAGCTGCTGTTACAGATATTAATCTGGATGCACCACCGGGAACGGTTATTGGTTTTCTGGGAGGGACAGGATCGGGTAAATCCACGATTATTCAGCTGTTAATGCGCGCCTATAATATTAATTCAGGTTCCATCAAGATTGACGGCATGGAGATTAAGGATATCAACATTCGAAGTTTACGCAGCCAAATAGCGGCCGTATTCCAAGAGACGTTCCTGTTTTCATCCAGTATTCGTAATAATATTTCTTATGGTTTAAAAGACGTGTCTATGGAAGAGATCATTCGCGCTTCTAAACTTGCTAAAGCTCATGATTTCATTATGGAGATGCCACTTGGCTACGACACGATTGTTGGTGAGCGGGGAATGGGCTTATCCGGCGGTCAGAAGCAAAGAATTGCGATCGCGAGGGCACTGCTTAAGAATCCCAAAATCCTCATTCTTGATGATGCGACAAGTGCGGTTGATATGGAGACAGAACATGAAATCCAGTCAGGATTCCAGGAAGTGATGCGAGGAAGAACAACATTTATTATTGCCCATCGAATTTCTTCATTACGACATGCGGATGAAATATTGGTGCTGAA
- a CDS encoding dynamin family protein has protein sequence MLTHRSRQNEEMRERLQELQQFFIQHEDKTASSAMEDLLQKASVDEVTIAFCGHFSAGKSSLINSLCGKKVLPASPVPTSANIVAIRNGPKLAKIYQTFQEGGGQISSEERNPIVAMPEELDEYCKNGEQYSYIEVWDEVPLLQEHAALLDTPGVDSTDDAHKKATDSALHLADAVFYVMDYNHVQSENNLSFAKSLSDWGKPLYLVVTQIDKHREQELSFSAYRSAVEDVFAAWEVTYAGLLFTTLKQKDHPYNQWNELVELVKTIPELRSDLIQHSIASSARHVGEEFIKNWEVKHETRKEQIRSELGGEEEAARLASETARFNQEIAQIREMTAEERKQFRTETDQLLSSANITPADVRSAAESYLESRRPGFKVGFLFSSGKTEQEKEARLQQFWNLFSRQADGQIAFHLRSLLRELGQSHGLWKEEWNEKLEANLYTPEIELITKRQAPDTQITGEYVLNYCKDLRADLIASYRRSALALADDLLHELAEKNVPLLVALEEQRKQLDVKNKAADQLSQLEQDILDTAAAVRMMLPEVTTWSSDQLPEVTHRTVPVEQAADLTETGVDRNVTASVQAGSLTMRKERPALAARRYERLSAAAARLREAAAHLAPYSAMNSAVRGLNTRAASFDKGTFTLALFGAFSAGKSSFASALLGEAVLPVSPHPTTAAINRIMAPPEGMTHRTAQVTMKSQASIWADLTFSFNLLGLGVPEEKTWRSAVSAVTPQQVHPAGRPHYSFLKAAASGYDDALSKLGRSFIVNMEEYRAYVAEESKSCFVESIDLYYSCNLTNQGIIIVDTPGADSINARHTGVTFNYMKNADALVFVTYYNHAFSQGDRQFLNQLGRVKDTKSLDNMFFVINAADLAASSEELELVKEHVSEKLKQNGVRSPHLYAVSSLQALDAKQAGNEDKLAESGFTEFEQAFSTFAGEELLDIALFEANKEIHIARKRVEQWVQDAHQGAEVRERRKEELEKALAQGEQLLQRLSNQSKDHEIAQETQELIFHTGQRIGYRISEFMSEAFHPSVLREDAGDLKSIFISSGRELLRMLNLEMQQELLATSIRLENKGKQLVTFAAEEMAEELSSLTPGITLSVRLSKEWETPSLRPGGEQERIEFKLFWKYFKNPKSFFEGNGRKEMQQVLEPELKQFISKQLLGNESLLKDYYQSLIRTSFHEVSLDLSEQWKENITGLVAALDLADDSEKLVLLAQKLSSLEQESHI, from the coding sequence ATGCTGACACACAGGAGCAGACAGAATGAAGAAATGCGAGAGCGTTTACAAGAACTGCAACAGTTTTTTATTCAGCACGAAGACAAGACAGCATCATCTGCCATGGAAGATTTACTTCAGAAAGCATCCGTAGATGAGGTGACGATTGCTTTTTGCGGTCATTTTTCAGCAGGTAAATCAAGCTTGATTAATAGTCTATGTGGAAAAAAAGTACTCCCAGCAAGTCCTGTACCTACGAGCGCCAATATAGTGGCTATTCGTAATGGACCAAAGTTAGCTAAAATATATCAAACGTTCCAAGAAGGGGGAGGACAAATCTCTTCCGAGGAAAGGAATCCTATCGTAGCAATGCCTGAAGAATTAGATGAGTATTGTAAGAATGGTGAACAGTACTCTTATATTGAGGTGTGGGATGAGGTCCCCCTTTTGCAAGAGCATGCTGCTTTACTGGATACACCTGGTGTAGACTCGACCGACGATGCTCACAAGAAAGCAACGGATTCAGCTTTACATCTGGCAGATGCTGTTTTCTATGTGATGGATTATAACCATGTGCAATCGGAGAATAATTTATCTTTTGCAAAAAGCTTGTCCGATTGGGGTAAGCCCCTTTATCTAGTTGTGACGCAGATTGATAAACATCGTGAACAAGAGCTTAGCTTCTCAGCGTACCGGAGTGCGGTAGAGGATGTGTTTGCTGCGTGGGAAGTCACCTATGCGGGTCTCTTATTTACGACGTTGAAACAAAAAGATCATCCATATAATCAGTGGAATGAGCTAGTTGAGCTGGTTAAAACCATTCCAGAGCTTAGGTCAGATCTTATTCAGCATAGTATTGCCTCGTCAGCACGTCATGTCGGAGAAGAATTCATCAAGAACTGGGAAGTCAAGCATGAAACTAGGAAAGAACAGATACGAAGTGAGCTTGGAGGAGAAGAAGAGGCGGCAAGACTGGCTTCAGAGACTGCACGCTTTAATCAAGAGATTGCACAGATAAGGGAAATGACAGCGGAAGAAAGAAAACAATTTCGAACGGAGACAGATCAGTTGCTGTCTTCAGCCAATATCACACCCGCAGACGTGAGGTCAGCTGCCGAGAGTTATCTAGAAAGCCGGCGCCCAGGGTTTAAAGTTGGTTTTTTATTTAGTTCAGGGAAGACGGAGCAAGAAAAAGAGGCGCGTCTGCAGCAATTTTGGAATCTATTTTCGAGACAAGCAGATGGACAAATTGCCTTCCATCTTCGGAGCCTGTTAAGAGAGCTCGGGCAGTCTCATGGACTCTGGAAAGAAGAGTGGAACGAGAAGCTAGAAGCGAATCTGTACACTCCCGAGATAGAATTGATTACGAAACGCCAAGCGCCTGATACGCAGATCACGGGGGAATATGTACTTAATTATTGTAAAGATCTGCGGGCAGACCTCATTGCATCCTACCGGAGATCCGCTCTTGCATTGGCAGATGATCTGCTTCATGAACTGGCTGAGAAAAATGTACCCCTCCTTGTGGCTTTAGAGGAACAAAGAAAACAGCTGGATGTGAAAAATAAGGCTGCTGATCAGTTATCCCAGCTGGAGCAGGATATTCTGGATACGGCTGCAGCAGTGCGTATGATGCTCCCGGAAGTGACAACATGGAGCTCGGATCAATTACCAGAGGTCACTCATAGGACTGTTCCGGTGGAACAAGCAGCAGATCTAACGGAAACTGGTGTAGATCGTAATGTTACGGCCTCCGTGCAGGCGGGTTCCCTGACTATGCGCAAAGAGCGACCGGCACTTGCTGCTCGCAGGTATGAGCGTTTATCTGCGGCTGCAGCTAGATTACGCGAGGCCGCAGCTCATCTAGCCCCTTATTCCGCTATGAACTCAGCAGTACGTGGGCTGAATACACGCGCGGCATCTTTTGATAAGGGAACATTCACTTTAGCTCTGTTTGGTGCATTTAGCGCCGGCAAATCATCATTTGCGAGTGCTTTGCTTGGCGAGGCAGTACTCCCGGTCTCACCGCATCCAACCACGGCAGCGATAAACCGGATTATGGCGCCCCCAGAGGGCATGACGCACCGGACAGCACAAGTGACGATGAAATCCCAAGCCAGCATCTGGGCAGATCTGACGTTTTCTTTTAATCTGCTGGGACTTGGTGTTCCAGAAGAGAAGACATGGAGGTCAGCCGTGAGTGCGGTAACTCCGCAGCAAGTACATCCGGCGGGCCGCCCGCATTATAGTTTTTTGAAGGCAGCTGCCAGTGGATATGATGATGCTTTGTCCAAGCTGGGACGATCTTTTATAGTGAATATGGAAGAATACCGTGCTTATGTTGCTGAAGAATCGAAATCATGTTTCGTAGAGTCCATTGATTTGTATTATAGCTGTAATCTAACCAATCAAGGAATCATTATCGTAGATACACCGGGAGCAGACTCCATTAATGCAAGGCATACCGGAGTTACATTTAACTATATGAAGAATGCAGATGCTCTCGTGTTTGTAACGTATTACAACCATGCTTTCTCTCAGGGTGACAGGCAGTTCCTGAATCAACTGGGCCGGGTTAAAGACACGAAGTCCCTTGATAATATGTTTTTTGTGATCAATGCCGCCGATCTTGCAGCTTCTTCCGAAGAATTAGAACTAGTTAAAGAGCATGTCAGTGAGAAACTGAAACAAAATGGGGTACGGTCTCCCCACCTATATGCTGTTTCTAGTCTGCAAGCTTTGGATGCTAAACAAGCGGGGAATGAAGACAAGCTCGCTGAGTCAGGTTTTACAGAATTTGAACAAGCATTCAGCACATTTGCCGGAGAAGAGTTACTAGATATTGCCTTATTTGAAGCAAATAAAGAGATACACATTGCCCGCAAAAGAGTAGAACAGTGGGTGCAAGATGCGCATCAGGGAGCAGAAGTCAGAGAGCGCCGTAAAGAAGAACTAGAAAAGGCACTTGCACAGGGGGAGCAGCTTCTTCAGCGGCTATCAAATCAGTCAAAAGACCACGAGATCGCGCAGGAAACTCAGGAATTAATTTTCCATACAGGTCAGCGTATTGGTTACCGCATTTCAGAGTTTATGTCCGAAGCCTTTCACCCCTCTGTACTTCGAGAAGACGCAGGTGACCTGAAATCCATATTTATCTCATCCGGCCGGGAACTGCTTCGAATGCTGAATCTTGAAATGCAGCAAGAGCTCCTTGCAACTTCCATAAGGTTAGAGAACAAAGGAAAACAGCTGGTGACTTTCGCTGCAGAGGAAATGGCTGAAGAGCTCAGTTCGCTTACACCAGGCATCACACTCTCGGTCCGTTTATCAAAGGAATGGGAAACGCCGTCTCTACGGCCTGGGGGAGAACAGGAGAGGATAGAATTCAAACTGTTTTGGAAATACTTCAAAAACCCAAAATCCTTTTTTGAAGGCAATGGTAGAAAAGAAATGCAGCAAGTCCTTGAGCCAGAGCTAAAACAATTCATTAGTAAACAGTTACTGGGGAATGAGTCACTGCTTAAAGACTACTATCAATCACTTATTCGGACATCGTTTCATGAGGTTTCTCTTGATCTCAGTGAGCAGTGGAAAGAGAATATTACTGGACTAGTTGCAGCGCTGGATTTAGCAGATGATTCAGAAAAGTTAGTCCTGCTTGCTCAAAAATTATCTTCACTCGAACAGGAATCACATATTTAA
- a CDS encoding NAD/NADP transhydrogenase alpha subunit yields the protein MKCISVYTDKFDAFSDIFEEVVTTEMSENEEKEIEGITVSHSGDVPEHYLERMSQKTEVVVMKDKLRNITILQHGQVFEILLPTLENAVQ from the coding sequence ATGAAATGCATTTCCGTGTACACCGACAAATTTGACGCTTTTTCTGATATTTTTGAAGAAGTAGTGACAACTGAAATGAGTGAAAATGAGGAAAAAGAAATCGAAGGAATTACAGTAAGTCATTCCGGCGATGTTCCTGAGCATTATCTTGAGCGTATGTCTCAAAAAACTGAAGTGGTTGTAATGAAAGATAAGCTTAGAAATATCACCATTCTGCAGCATGGACAAGTATTCGAAATCTTGCTTCCTACGCTTGAGAATGCAGTTCAATAA
- the nth gene encoding endonuclease III — protein sequence MNAATVRHILDTIANMFPDAHCELKHSNAFELTIAVLLSAQCTDETVNKVTVDLFQKYKTPEDYIAVPLEELEQDIRRIGLYRNKAKHIQNMCRILIEQYEGEVPSEHDRLVQLPGVGRKTANVVVSNAFGVPAIAVDTHVERVSKRLGLAGWKDSVLEVEKKLMKRVPMDEWTITHHRLIFFGRYHCKAQSPKCQVCPLLDVCREGKKRMKTSQIRKDKERGSSALT from the coding sequence ATGAATGCAGCGACTGTACGTCACATTCTTGATACGATCGCAAACATGTTTCCCGATGCACATTGTGAACTAAAGCACAGCAACGCATTTGAACTTACCATTGCGGTCTTGTTGTCTGCACAGTGTACCGATGAAACGGTAAATAAAGTGACAGTGGACCTGTTCCAAAAATATAAAACTCCTGAAGATTATATTGCTGTTCCTTTAGAAGAATTGGAACAAGATATCAGAAGAATCGGTTTGTATCGCAACAAGGCGAAGCATATACAGAATATGTGCCGTATTTTGATAGAGCAGTATGAAGGAGAAGTGCCAAGTGAACATGATCGCCTGGTCCAATTACCAGGAGTGGGGCGGAAAACGGCAAATGTGGTAGTCTCCAATGCTTTTGGAGTTCCAGCAATTGCAGTGGATACCCACGTAGAGCGTGTATCAAAACGATTGGGCCTTGCAGGATGGAAAGATTCCGTTCTTGAAGTGGAGAAAAAGCTCATGAAAAGAGTACCCATGGATGAATGGACGATCACCCATCACAGACTCATCTTTTTTGGCCGATATCATTGTAAGGCACAGTCACCTAAATGTCAGGTCTGTCCGCTTCTGGACGTCTGTCGTGAAGGGAAGAAGCGTATGAAAACGTCCCAAATCAGGAAAGATAAGGAACGAGGATCATCTGCTTTAACCTAA
- a CDS encoding S-layer homology domain-containing protein, whose amino-acid sequence MTFKTSNINSIPSKKMVSAMLASLMALSAYAGVAGAETAPVSVTVKAATGMFSDVKSGYWAEKHIYKLASQNILLGNNGLFRPGDAVTQQEAITMAIRFVNKESELPAADKAKLPTGISTSNYFKSYVSLAFDLGLVNEKEEANAKIEKGTWGEKKASREWITKLLIRAIDKEAQAKAAGNAPTNFADNDKISNGLKGYVSVAVDLNIAQGISGNKFNPTGNVTRAQLATFFSRGGGYKDYSYAGQHKGYITELTDSKITLYTGSTYVTYTRDANTPFFTSTSELRINAADIALYSEVMVAGKNQTATYVESLDNTPKTESVEGSFERLSGNKLWLFAGDTYQEYTFTDKTVFYDQNENVVKAADLTAGSVIEIQRETFTAQKNPVAVRVKSGVVNKTATGKVQSVDSTSKTVTVVNDSGTTDVLKIQDGISVIRYQNEIVALSELKIGTAVKYTIKDSIAQSIEITAGVERTVRGTLYELGANHSTVTYMRDGGSLEVKILASNPQIVISGIEQPIISDLLADGTSGDVVEITLNSNEEVTKIEVLNRQMERVNLATVVSYNNKTKLLTVLDANKKPQVFTLDEKTKLEYNTTSPTLTGIEPYLTEGRKVNLNTIGTRALSLSIIYKYEGTVTELSTSAKNVKLLQTNGESITLPYQTTPSVELYGKSSASLSDVKAGDQITAMLGANQDVISKIYVKSAVQFELQSLNLSTYRAEVKKDGATSQIYVDKLTITGDNGAALKPADLKLGSLINVSFDGNTPQSIQVVKQTWGEISNISGNTVTYKTATGSSESVNTNKVKVVKNGSTSTTLSSLTAADHVILTQDADGTPVFHVLSPVSKSFWTYSASSNELQVKRTSTTDTNYRFQLSPNVYIHQGDHTLSVQSLKDNDNIVLYLLNNVVVEISKP is encoded by the coding sequence TTGACTTTCAAAACTAGCAATATCAATTCCATTCCTTCTAAAAAAATGGTATCTGCCATGCTCGCCAGCCTGATGGCGCTTAGTGCCTACGCAGGAGTAGCGGGAGCTGAAACAGCTCCCGTTTCTGTTACGGTGAAAGCGGCAACAGGTATGTTCAGTGATGTAAAAAGCGGGTATTGGGCAGAAAAACATATTTACAAGTTAGCATCACAGAATATTCTTCTGGGTAACAACGGATTGTTTAGACCGGGTGATGCAGTAACTCAGCAAGAAGCGATTACAATGGCCATTCGATTTGTGAATAAAGAATCAGAGCTTCCTGCCGCTGATAAAGCAAAACTTCCCACAGGTATTTCTACAAGCAATTATTTTAAATCTTATGTTTCCTTAGCATTTGACCTTGGTCTAGTTAATGAGAAGGAAGAAGCTAATGCAAAGATTGAAAAAGGGACATGGGGGGAGAAAAAAGCTTCTCGTGAATGGATTACGAAGTTATTAATTAGAGCCATCGATAAAGAAGCACAAGCGAAGGCAGCAGGAAATGCGCCTACCAATTTTGCGGATAACGACAAAATATCAAATGGTTTGAAAGGCTACGTAAGTGTAGCGGTTGATTTGAATATTGCCCAGGGAATATCAGGAAATAAATTCAATCCAACGGGTAATGTAACTCGTGCTCAGTTAGCGACGTTCTTTAGTCGGGGCGGAGGCTACAAAGATTATTCTTATGCAGGACAACACAAGGGATACATAACCGAACTGACAGACAGCAAAATAACCTTGTACACCGGCAGTACATATGTAACATACACAAGAGATGCAAATACGCCTTTCTTTACGAGTACTTCTGAGCTGAGGATTAATGCGGCTGACATTGCATTATACAGCGAAGTCATGGTAGCCGGTAAAAACCAAACAGCAACTTATGTAGAGAGCTTAGATAATACACCAAAGACGGAATCCGTAGAAGGCAGCTTTGAACGTCTGTCTGGTAACAAACTATGGTTATTTGCCGGAGATACGTATCAAGAATATACTTTCACAGATAAAACGGTATTTTACGATCAAAATGAAAATGTAGTTAAAGCCGCAGACTTAACTGCGGGAAGCGTTATAGAGATTCAGAGAGAAACGTTTACTGCACAAAAAAATCCAGTTGCTGTTCGTGTGAAATCAGGTGTGGTAAATAAGACAGCTACGGGTAAAGTTCAATCAGTGGATTCCACATCAAAAACAGTTACCGTGGTGAACGACTCTGGAACAACCGATGTGCTCAAAATTCAAGATGGAATCAGTGTGATTAGGTATCAAAATGAGATCGTAGCTCTATCTGAGTTGAAGATCGGAACCGCAGTGAAATATACAATTAAAGATAGTATCGCTCAATCGATTGAAATTACAGCAGGTGTAGAACGTACGGTGCGTGGTACTCTGTATGAGCTTGGTGCGAATCATTCCACGGTTACCTATATGAGAGATGGCGGCTCACTAGAAGTGAAGATTCTAGCTTCAAATCCTCAGATTGTTATCAGTGGAATTGAGCAGCCGATTATCAGTGATCTGCTGGCAGATGGAACATCAGGTGATGTGGTAGAAATCACATTGAATAGTAATGAAGAGGTTACTAAAATTGAAGTGCTCAATCGCCAGATGGAACGAGTGAACTTGGCTACGGTTGTTTCCTACAACAATAAAACGAAACTACTTACCGTACTTGATGCGAACAAGAAACCTCAGGTGTTTACACTGGATGAAAAAACAAAACTTGAGTACAATACAACGTCTCCAACGCTTACTGGTATTGAACCTTATCTGACAGAGGGTCGTAAAGTGAACCTGAATACAATCGGGACACGCGCTTTGTCATTGTCGATCATTTACAAGTATGAAGGAACAGTTACGGAGCTGAGTACAAGCGCGAAGAACGTGAAACTGCTTCAGACGAATGGGGAAAGCATCACTTTGCCTTATCAAACAACTCCTTCTGTTGAGTTATATGGAAAGAGCAGTGCTTCCTTGTCTGATGTAAAAGCAGGCGATCAGATTACAGCGATGTTAGGCGCAAATCAGGACGTTATTAGTAAGATTTATGTGAAATCCGCTGTGCAATTTGAACTGCAATCCCTGAATTTGTCTACCTACCGTGCTGAAGTGAAAAAAGATGGAGCTACAAGCCAGATTTATGTAGACAAACTAACCATTACCGGTGATAATGGAGCAGCGTTAAAACCAGCTGATCTAAAGCTAGGTTCGCTTATCAATGTATCTTTTGATGGAAATACGCCGCAGTCTATCCAAGTTGTAAAACAAACATGGGGCGAGATTAGCAACATCAGTGGAAATACAGTAACTTATAAGACGGCTACGGGTTCTAGTGAATCTGTGAATACGAATAAAGTGAAAGTAGTTAAGAATGGCAGTACGTCTACCACGCTTAGTTCGCTTACTGCAGCCGATCACGTCATCTTGACCCAAGATGCAGATGGTACACCCGTTTTTCATGTGCTTTCACCTGTATCCAAATCATTTTGGACATATAGTGCTTCTTCCAATGAACTACAAGTGAAACGTACTTCTACGACAGACACTAATTATCGCTTTCAATTGTCACCGAATGTTTACATTCATCAAGGTGATCATACTTTGAGCGTGCAATCTCTCAAAGATAATGATAATATTGTATTGTATCTGCTCAATAACGTAGTAGTTGAGATTTCCAAACCGTAG
- a CDS encoding GerMN domain-containing protein, with product MNNKKWWMITLLAAMLLVVTACGADKPPLAPSGQQGSGIEDTDVPADDLQPAEDPVDTEEPNDDVINGDTEGTPVTGGSAEGQANGGAIAPSEETKQETIKLFYTDPEQLELEETKGEITFKTDWSKYESAFKALQKSDREEFIPLWSEEITINKLEVDGGKITLDLKIPATANLGSGGEQFALDALKQTFFQFEEVTSLELLVDGEQKESLMGHVELEHPMTKE from the coding sequence ATGAACAATAAAAAGTGGTGGATGATCACTCTTCTTGCAGCAATGCTCTTGGTAGTAACGGCTTGTGGAGCCGACAAACCTCCGTTAGCTCCATCCGGGCAGCAAGGCAGCGGTATAGAAGATACAGATGTCCCAGCAGATGATTTACAACCGGCAGAAGATCCCGTTGATACAGAAGAACCGAATGATGATGTGATAAACGGGGATACAGAGGGTACTCCTGTTACTGGTGGTTCAGCGGAGGGACAAGCGAACGGCGGGGCAATAGCTCCTTCGGAAGAGACCAAGCAAGAAACAATCAAACTCTTTTACACAGATCCCGAACAGTTGGAATTAGAAGAAACAAAAGGGGAAATCACCTTTAAAACAGACTGGAGTAAATATGAGTCGGCTTTCAAAGCACTACAGAAGAGTGATCGTGAGGAATTCATTCCTCTTTGGTCCGAAGAGATTACCATAAATAAACTCGAAGTAGATGGCGGAAAGATTACCCTTGACCTTAAAATACCAGCAACGGCTAATCTCGGTTCAGGCGGAGAACAATTTGCACTTGATGCACTTAAACAAACCTTCTTCCAGTTTGAAGAGGTTACCTCCCTTGAACTGCTCGTCGATGGTGAACAGAAAGAAAGTTTGATGGGACATGTTGAACTTGAACACCCCATGACAAAAGAATAG